The uncultured Cohaesibacter sp. region GACGCATCAACGACGCCGTGTTGCCATCACCATCGGCTCCCACGCCACGCACATAGAGCACCTGCTCGGGATTGTAGCGCTCCGGTTCATCCAGCACTTCCAGCCCCGTCGGATCCTTGGCCAGTGAATCGATAAAGGCGAGATAGTCCGGCGTGGCCTGTACATGACCCGGCACGGCGGTGCGAACCACCGTCCGATCTGGCGTAAAGGGAGCGGGCTGAATGATCTTGGCCCCTTCGCAATAAGCGAAGTTGACATGGCACATATACATGAGATCCATCGGCGCCCCACCGACATTCTGCACATCCATGCACATGTCAAACAGGGTCTTGCCGGGGCGCAAGACCACCTTGGGGTGAGCGATATAATGATCCCCAAATCCCATGACATATTCAGCAGTGCCCGTCACCGCCATATAGAGCCCCTCGTCGTCTTCACCGATTTCCATCCCCGCACAATCGAGCGCAGCCACAGGCATTTCGCCATGCAGCGCGTGGGTATCATCGGGCGATGGGCAGCCATTGCGCAACAGGCCAGAATGAAAGGCAAAGCAACCATAAGTGCCCGCAATGTCATGGGCCGGACGCGGCATGGAGAACATGTTTTTCATGGTCAGGTCGACGCCATCAAACACGGCATCCCAGATCATTTGCCCATAGAAAGGCAGGATGACCAGATGACCTCTGGCGTTGCTGATACGCAATCCCTCGATGCCGCTCTCATAGCGGAAGGTGGACGCGCTCAATTCATCGCAGTTGGCTACCGTCTGCTCATGGGCGGCGAAGTCGACTTTGCGAAGGGTGATCTTTACCGGTTCCATGGTATTTCCTCCGTCTTGTCCGAAGCCCTTTGTTCTAAAGAACAGGCCCCGGCTTGATTGTGATCCAAAAGACCGCCGCGCCGAAGGCTGCGACGGTCATAGATTGCTCTACCGAGCGCGGTTCTTCCAGGCATTGATGGCAATGACCAGCAGCAGGAAGGCCCCCCAGATGAAGTCGATCAGATGGTTACTAAAGCGCAGGATCTGGAACCCACTGGAAAGCAGCATCAAAGCCACCACGGCAATCGACACACCGGCCACCGTTCCCTTGCCACCGGCAGGGTTTGTACCGCCGAGCACGGAAATCAGCACCGCTTGCAAGAGATAGGATGTGCCATAGTCCGACTTGGCCGCATTGGTCCGTCCCGACAGGATGATGCCCGCCATGCTAGCCAGCACGCCAGACAGCATGTAGCTGTAAAGGATCATGCGCGACTTCTTCAAACCG contains the following coding sequences:
- a CDS encoding aldose 1-epimerase family protein, producing the protein MEPVKITLRKVDFAAHEQTVANCDELSASTFRYESGIEGLRISNARGHLVILPFYGQMIWDAVFDGVDLTMKNMFSMPRPAHDIAGTYGCFAFHSGLLRNGCPSPDDTHALHGEMPVAALDCAGMEIGEDDEGLYMAVTGTAEYVMGFGDHYIAHPKVVLRPGKTLFDMCMDVQNVGGAPMDLMYMCHVNFAYCEGAKIIQPAPFTPDRTVVRTAVPGHVQATPDYLAFIDSLAKDPTGLEVLDEPERYNPEQVLYVRGVGADGDGNTASLMRRREGDGFKIAYNRNDFPKTVRWILVNADQQVAAFALPSTCEPEGYLAEKAKGNLRQLASGEAASFKVRLGYVTGEEAEAAEAHIHAL